Proteins co-encoded in one Pocillopora verrucosa isolate sample1 chromosome 1, ASM3666991v2, whole genome shotgun sequence genomic window:
- the LOC131796653 gene encoding histamine H2 receptor-like, producing the protein METWFWILGWSLSILTIAGNVFIVFLVCRRRRLRTKTNVFVVSLAVADFCVGLVAFLPLFVCEKTTGCSPGAFKENRAVELKRWLFAYASVTNLCSLVLDRYIAVVKPLKYLTFMTRKRVSQMIFLSWVLSIFVIFPFVLTWLAFNDKSSLFLMNYWIMMIFFEFLPCCGLIFWFGSMLDVVYKHKRAARILAKQLRFNGRFLFKSGEKSAVKLMAIVIGLFIIVVIIALQCFLVSILKGKKSCNDEEFKTPLLVLNSAINPVAYALFKRDIKEEVKRSIRCVI; encoded by the coding sequence ATGGAAACCTGGTTTTGGATTCTCGGTTGGTCTCTTTCCATCTTAACCATAGCTGGAAATGTATTTATCGTCTTCCTTGTTTGCAGAAGACGGCGGCTTCGAACCAAAACCAACGTATTTGTCGTTTCTCTTGCAGTGGCGGATTTCTGTGTTGGGCTGGTTGCTTTTCTCCCACTTTTCGTCTGCGAGAAGACAACTGGATGCAGCCCCGGcgcttttaaagaaaacaggGCCGTGGAATTAAAAAGGTGGCTTTTTGCGTATGCGTCTGTAACAAACTTGTGCAGTTTAGTCCTGGATCGCTACATAGCTGTTGTGAAGCCTCTCAAGTACTTAACATTCATGACGCGCAAACGTGTTTCTCAGATGATTTTTCTCTCTTGGgtactttcaatttttgttattttcccCTTCGTTCTAACATGGCTAGCTTTTAACGACAAAAGTTCTCTTTTCTTAATGAATTATTGGATAATGATGATTTTCTTCGAGTTCCTGCCGTGCTGTGGTCTtatcttttggtttggttcaATGTTAGATGTGGTTTATAAACACAAACGAGCTGCCCGCATTCTAGCAAAACAACTCCGCTTTAATGGTCGATTTTTGTTCAAAAGCGGGGAGAAGTCTGCTGTGAAATTGATGGCCATTGTTATTGGCCTATTTATTATAGTTGTCATAATTGCCTtgcaatgttttcttgtttccatCCTGAAGGGCAAAAAATCGTGTAATGATGAAGAATTTAAAACACCTCTTCTCGTTTTAAACTCTGCCATCAACCCTGTTGCTTACGCTCTGTTCAAGAGGGACATAAAGGAGGAGGTAAAACGAAGCATTCGCTGTGTGATctga